Proteins encoded in a region of the Burkholderia sp. WP9 genome:
- a CDS encoding hydroxymethylglutaryl-CoA lyase, whose protein sequence is MPDLPKRVQINEEGPREGFQIEKGTIPTDRKVELIDALSETGLSEIQTVSFVNPARVPGWADAEEVVKRFHAKPGIRYTGLWLNEKGLMRAIATEKLFMKGLISLTASEKFLQRNQQRTLTENLDEQRHMITVFKQHNIPVERGSIMAAFGCNFQGDIPVGTIVEMVAQIIDLGKQTGVEIKVVSLADTMAWATPQSIYRVVGAVRERFPDLRLSLHLHDTRGMGIANAFAGLQMGVDSFDSTVAGLGGCPFAAHAGGAGNVCTEDLVFMLNEMGIETGIDLDKLLEVGRLAEDIVGHPLPGTVKTGGSLKVLRDRLRAA, encoded by the coding sequence ATGCCCGATTTGCCTAAAAGAGTTCAGATCAACGAGGAAGGCCCTCGCGAAGGTTTCCAGATCGAGAAGGGCACGATCCCCACCGATCGGAAGGTCGAATTGATCGACGCCTTGTCAGAGACAGGACTTAGCGAGATCCAGACGGTGTCCTTCGTGAATCCTGCCCGCGTGCCGGGCTGGGCCGACGCCGAGGAAGTGGTCAAGCGCTTTCATGCAAAGCCGGGCATCCGCTACACAGGGCTGTGGCTTAACGAAAAGGGCTTGATGCGAGCGATCGCGACCGAAAAGCTGTTCATGAAGGGGTTGATATCGCTAACTGCGTCGGAGAAATTTCTGCAGCGCAATCAGCAACGCACGCTCACGGAAAATCTCGACGAGCAGCGCCACATGATCACTGTCTTCAAGCAGCACAACATTCCGGTTGAACGCGGCAGCATCATGGCGGCATTCGGGTGCAACTTCCAGGGCGACATTCCGGTTGGAACTATCGTCGAGATGGTGGCCCAGATCATTGATCTCGGTAAGCAGACTGGCGTCGAAATCAAGGTGGTATCGCTTGCCGACACGATGGCCTGGGCGACGCCACAGAGCATCTACAGGGTGGTCGGAGCGGTCCGCGAGCGATTCCCTGATCTGCGGCTTTCGCTGCATCTGCACGATACACGCGGTATGGGCATCGCCAACGCTTTCGCTGGACTGCAGATGGGCGTGGACTCTTTCGACAGCACTGTCGCAGGCCTGGGCGGTTGTCCTTTCGCGGCGCATGCCGGCGGGGCAGGCAATGTGTGTACCGAAGATCTGGTCTTTATGCTGAATGAAATGGGCATTGAGACGGGCATCGATCTGGACAAACTGCTTGAAGTCGGACGGCTTGCGGAAGATATCGTCGGGCACCCATTGCCGGGAACTGTAAAGACTGGCGGCAGCCTGAAAGTGTTGCGCGATCGTCTACGGGCGGCCTGA
- a CDS encoding acyl-CoA dehydrogenase family protein, with protein sequence MFPCSLRDLAPDVLIEDKIEVACEHDVLRPARKTGPLTRELYWQIGECGWLGSAYPKEYGGQLSKFIAEEEFIRAGVSIDLGVSGAPPFLRRGQTSRGNASSPDWSTATSGYARIF encoded by the coding sequence ATGTTTCCCTGTTCATTGCGCGACCTCGCGCCGGATGTACTGATCGAAGACAAGATTGAAGTGGCTTGCGAGCACGACGTGCTGCGCCCGGCGAGAAAGACCGGACCGCTGACGAGGGAGCTCTATTGGCAGATCGGCGAGTGTGGCTGGCTCGGCAGCGCCTATCCGAAGGAGTATGGCGGCCAGCTCTCGAAGTTCATTGCGGAGGAGGAATTCATACGCGCCGGCGTCAGCATCGATTTGGGGGTTAGCGGCGCCCCGCCATTCTTGCGGCGGGGACAGACGAGCAGAGGCAATGCTTCGTCCCCAGACTGGTCAACCGCGACGTCTGGTTATGCCCGGATTTTCTGA